From the Synechococcus sp. Nb3U1 genome, the window AGAGGGGGTTGCTAGCTTGTTCTAGTGACTGACTAACTAACGATTTGGATCCCCTGGCCATAGCCAGGGGATTTTTTCTGGGGAAATCCTCATCTCTCACCGTCCATGTCACCGCCCTCGAAAAACTGGATCCCCTCCTGCGCCTCTACGTTCGCGCCAGCAGCCCCTTAGGGCAAAGCTATGCCATCCGAACTCCGAACCATTGGCAGACCTGAAGGAGCCACTCTAGTCAAGTTCCACAGCCGCCAACCCAAACTGGCTTATCTCGTTGTCCCCACTCCTGTGGGGGTGAACCGTGGATCCTGCGCAGGCAGACGCTAGGATTAGGGTCATATCGATGCCAGGAACCAGACTTGAACTGGTGACACGAGGATTTTCAGTCCTCTGCTCTACCAACTGAGCTATCCCGGCTGAGAACTCTCTCCCGCCCACGCGATGGAACCTCGTTCCACCCATGTAATCGGGCTTTCTATCTTACGATCTCAAGAAGACCTTCTGCAACTGGTCGCAACCCTGCTTTAACCAATCAATTTCTCTAGCACATCCATCTGGGGGATACAGAGGATATCCCGATTGCGATCCCGTTGGATCAGATCCTCCTGTTCCAGCTTGGAGAGGACACGGGTTACAGTTTCCCGGGCCAACCCACTCATGCTGCTCAACTCGCGGTGGGGCAAATTGGGAATCTCAACTCCGGCACGGCTAACTCGACCCCGAGACTCGGCCAAAAACAGCAACACATCCGCCACACGAGCAGTACTACTGGCCTCTCGTAATTGTAGGCGACGATTGATCTGCCGTAGACGACGCGACATCAACTGAGCCAACCGAATACCCACCTGGGGATCCGAAGCCAAAAAAGCCAGAAAATGTTGGGCCGACAAACAACTGACCTTGGTGGCCGTCAAGGCCATGACATCGGTAGAACGAGGCACTTCATCCAAAGCAGCCATTTCGCCAAAGATTTCCCCCGGGCCGAGAATAGTCAGGGTAATCTCGCGGCCTTCCAAATCGTGGGTGCGAATTTTAACCCAACCTTCTAGGATGAAATAGACCGCATTACCCCAGTCGTTTTGCAGCAAGATAGCCTGGTTCACAGGATGAGAGCGCAATGACATCTGCCGGGCTATTGGCTCTAGCACCTCGGGTGAAAATCCTTCAAACAGAAGCATTAACCGCAGATCGTCAGAAGTTACATCACTCACCGTTGGTTCTCCTGCCTTAGGCAGACTCTGATCTCATCACACCGGAGCCAAATAGTTCACCCAAAAGCCCCACCTTGAACCGGGATCTCTGTAGAGGAAGCCCCACTGCCACCATCTAACACGGAAACAGCGAAATCCGCCTCGATCATTCACAATTCTCTTGACTTTGCACTGTTTGAGTGGCGACTTAAAGGATTGTGAGTTGAGCTTGCCAATCCTGGCTGGTATCCACAGCAGTGACAAAAGGTTGTTCCGATTCCGCAAAATCTTGCCAGTGAACTTGCTGTTTGGACAGCATATCGGCGGTGGCATCGGCAATATCGGCAGAATACCGCTGATCCCCGACGATCCAGCTGGTTTGGGTCTGCAAGCCGGAGTCCTGACGGGTTTGGCTGCTGGCCCGGCGTTGCAGGCGTTCTCGCAGGGTGGCCTCAGGTGCAAAGCAGTGGAGAATGCGCACCGGGATCCCTTTGTTTTGGGCCTGTTCTAGGGCGATGGCGCGCAGATCCTGGCGGTCAAACTTGGCATCGAGAATAACTGTGTAGCCCTCCTGAACCAGATCAACCCCCAGCTGCACCAAGCGCTGATAGGTTTTGGCGGTCATCTCTGGGGTATAGACCTCCGGCCCCCCCCGTTCCCGTAAGGGGATCCCGGCCAAATGCTTGCGCACAGCATCGGAGCGAATGTGGATTGCCCCCTGTTGACGAGCCAGGTGACGGGCTACCGTACTTTTGCCGGATCCCGACGTCCCCGACATCAGGAACAACTGTCCCCGCTTGGGGCGGGTATAGTCCCAGGCGAGGCGGTAATACTGAGCTGCCGTTTTGAAGGCTTCTGTTTTCACCTCTTCTGAAGCAGTGGGATCATCCAGCAAAAAAGAAGTAACCTTGGCTCGCACATAGGCCTGACGGTTCAGGTAAATCGGCAAAACCTTTAAGCCTGCCCAATCGCCCGTTTCTTCCAGGTAGGTATTCAGATACGCATTCCCCAAATCGGGGCGGTGGCGGGCATCCAAATCCATAACCGCATAGGAGACATCGTACATAACATCGACAAAGCGGAAGGGCTCATTAAACTCGATGCAATCGAACAAAAAGATCTTCCCTTCCCAAAGGCAAATGTTGCGCAAGTGCAGATCGCCGTGGCACTCTCGTATGCGGTCTTGATCCAGCCGTTGTTGAAACAGATCCCGTCGTTCGGCAAAAAATCGATCTGTATAAGTCTGGGTCTCTTGATATTGCTGAGCGGTTTGTGGCCCGCCGATGTAAGGTTGGGTTTGTTGGTAGTTCTCATCAAAAGCTTCCCGCACCCGTTCCGGTTGGCCAAAGCTGCGAATGTAGTCGTTGGTGTCGGTTTGGGCATGAAAGGCGGCGACGACTCGGCCCAATTCTTCCATAAGGGCAGCAGTCAGTTCTCCCCGTTCAAATAGGTTACTGAATAGGCTTTCCTGAGGAAATTGCCGCATTTTTAGAGCGTATTCCACACATTCTCCAGATCCGTTGAACTGGAACTGACCGTTGGTTTGGGTGATGGGCAACACCTGCAGGTAAAGGCCGGGGGCACCCCGTTGATTCATGCGCAGCTCTTCCTGACAAAAGTGGTGCCGCTGCTCCAGGCTGGTGAAATTTAAAAAACCGAAATCGAGGGGCTTCTTCACTTTGTAGGCATAGTCGCCCGTCAGCAGAATGTAGGAAATATGGGTTTGGATCAGCTGGATTGGCGCCTGCACTGGATGGGGGTAAAAGGCGGGATCCAGCATCGCTTGGATCAACTGGGGCAAACGGGCATCGGTCATGAAGACACACAGAAATAGGGGGACATCGGGGGCAGCAGCCTTTAGTCCCCAAACGGCAGCGCGGCATCTTGGGGGGAAAGGCGGATAATGCTGATCCCTTGCTTGATTAGAGTATCCTGAGCGGCACCCGAGAGGGCATAGGGCCAAACCAGATACTTGGTGTTGATGTAGTCGCGCCCCCGCTTGGCCAGGTTGACCTGCTCCGAGAGCATGCGCACATCCGGCCCCCGACTGATGGTGGCTTCGGCCCGCCGAATTCGCTGCATCAGTTGGCTAAATAGCTCCTGGGGCTGCTGCACAAACACCACGAGGGCCAGATCGCAGGGATTGTAATAGTTGCCAATGCCGCAGAGGAGCAAGGCCTCGCTGGATAAAACAAGAGTTTCGTGCTCCCCCATGACCACCACCGGATAGAGGAAGGTGCGCACATCCTCCGGCTGCCAGTGGTTAAAGGAGTGGCTATCTACCTCCCCCCGCACCCAAGAGGAAACCGAAGGAAAAACCGCCTCGCTCAACAGGCGGTAGGCTTCTTGGGGTCGCCCCAACCAGCAAAGAGCATTTTCGTAGAAGCTCTCGTTCTCCAGAAGGTGAGGGGTGAGGGGAGCAGCGGGCATAGG encodes:
- a CDS encoding Crp/Fnr family transcriptional regulator; translation: MLLFEGFSPEVLEPIARQMSLRSHPVNQAILLQNDWGNAVYFILEGWVKIRTHDLEGREITLTILGPGEIFGEMAALDEVPRSTDVMALTATKVSCLSAQHFLAFLASDPQVGIRLAQLMSRRLRQINRRLQLREASSTARVADVLLFLAESRGRVSRAGVEIPNLPHRELSSMSGLARETVTRVLSKLEQEDLIQRDRNRDILCIPQMDVLEKLIG
- a CDS encoding bifunctional aminoglycoside phosphotransferase/ATP-binding protein encodes the protein MTDARLPQLIQAMLDPAFYPHPVQAPIQLIQTHISYILLTGDYAYKVKKPLDFGFLNFTSLEQRHHFCQEELRMNQRGAPGLYLQVLPITQTNGQFQFNGSGECVEYALKMRQFPQESLFSNLFERGELTAALMEELGRVVAAFHAQTDTNDYIRSFGQPERVREAFDENYQQTQPYIGGPQTAQQYQETQTYTDRFFAERRDLFQQRLDQDRIRECHGDLHLRNICLWEGKIFLFDCIEFNEPFRFVDVMYDVSYAVMDLDARHRPDLGNAYLNTYLEETGDWAGLKVLPIYLNRQAYVRAKVTSFLLDDPTASEEVKTEAFKTAAQYYRLAWDYTRPKRGQLFLMSGTSGSGKSTVARHLARQQGAIHIRSDAVRKHLAGIPLRERGGPEVYTPEMTAKTYQRLVQLGVDLVQEGYTVILDAKFDRQDLRAIALEQAQNKGIPVRILHCFAPEATLRERLQRRASSQTRQDSGLQTQTSWIVGDQRYSADIADATADMLSKQQVHWQDFAESEQPFVTAVDTSQDWQAQLTIL